The Syntrophobacterales bacterium genome has a segment encoding these proteins:
- a CDS encoding 6-carboxytetrahydropterin synthase, translated as MTYRICKTIEIESGHMLTKHHDNCRYPHGHSRQVELILEADELDANDMVCDFSVLKIALKGFLDSFDHAMCMNTKDPLYETFKKAYGDRVIGFDDTDPTTEVIAGMIFAQAREGLEKYARKKRQPYFLAKGVRLVRVRVWETSTSWAEFEQ; from the coding sequence ATGACTTATCGCATTTGCAAGACCATCGAGATCGAGAGCGGACATATGCTCACCAAGCATCATGACAACTGCAGGTATCCGCACGGCCATTCCCGCCAGGTCGAACTTATTCTGGAAGCCGACGAGCTCGATGCAAACGACATGGTGTGTGATTTTTCGGTTTTGAAGATTGCCCTGAAGGGGTTTCTCGATTCTTTCGATCACGCCATGTGCATGAATACAAAGGATCCGCTGTATGAAACCTTCAAAAAAGCATACGGCGACAGGGTGATCGGCTTTGACGACACCGACCCCACGACGGAGGTGATCGCCGGGATGATATTTGCTCAAGCCCGGGAGGGTCTCGAAAAGTACGCCCGAAAAAAGAGGCAGCCCTATTTTCTGGCCAAGGGGGTAAGACTGGTGCGGGTGAGAGTCTGGGAAACATCGACCAGTTGGGCGGAGTTTGAACAATAA
- a CDS encoding 7-carboxy-7-deazaguanine synthase QueE: MRISETFYSLQGEGILTGQPSVFIRTAGCNLHCRWCDSAYAAGQARGEERTIDCLVQEVCRYPTRFCVITGGEPMLAEGIHELTKRLVACGRHVTIETAATRAPDGIACSLASLSPKLSNSTPDVGVAEAVRIRQEAQRLQPDALRDWIDHYNYQLKFVVCSPADIDEILDLLEKLGRNIPPERVLLMPEGVEPASLTRAAENIIPACKEHGFRFCDRLQIRLYGNKRGT, translated from the coding sequence ATGCGCATCTCAGAGACCTTTTATTCCCTGCAGGGCGAGGGAATTTTGACCGGCCAGCCTTCCGTTTTTATCCGCACGGCAGGCTGCAATCTTCACTGTCGCTGGTGCGACTCGGCATATGCGGCCGGGCAGGCCCGGGGAGAGGAGCGAACCATTGACTGTCTCGTTCAGGAGGTTTGTCGTTATCCGACCAGATTCTGCGTAATTACGGGCGGCGAACCAATGCTGGCCGAAGGCATCCACGAGCTTACCAAACGACTGGTTGCCTGCGGCCGGCATGTGACAATCGAAACGGCCGCCACGCGTGCCCCGGACGGAATTGCCTGTTCGCTTGCGTCTTTGAGCCCCAAACTTTCCAACTCGACGCCGGACGTGGGTGTTGCGGAGGCCGTCCGCATCCGCCAAGAAGCGCAGCGCCTGCAGCCTGATGCGCTCAGAGACTGGATTGACCATTATAATTATCAACTTAAATTCGTAGTCTGTTCACCTGCGGATATAGATGAAATACTGGATTTGCTGGAAAAACTGGGGAGAAACATTCCGCCGGAGCGGGTGCTGCTGATGCCGGAAGGCGTCGAGCCAGCCTCCCTGACAAGGGCTGCCGAAAATATAATTCCGGCCTGCAAGGAGCATGGTTTCCGTTTCTGCGACCGATTGCAGATTCGGCTTTACGGAAACAAGAGGGGAACGTAA
- the queC gene encoding 7-cyano-7-deazaguanine synthase QueC has translation MKKQKVVILVSGGMDSVTALYDASKKYRVICGMSFDYGAKHNAREITFAAFHCQKLRIPHFVIPLDFIGDLFTSDLLTSGGEIPEGHYEEATMKQTVVPFRNGIMMAIAAGYAESVGAEGIVIAAHQGDHAIYPDCREEFMASMGEAIRLGTYRQIEVIRPFIAMNKAQIAKRGEELRVDFSYTWSCYKGGDIHCGRCGTCVERREAFIIAGVKDLTVYAHEGPLPAKPGN, from the coding sequence ATGAAAAAGCAAAAAGTTGTTATCCTCGTAAGCGGGGGAATGGATTCGGTAACAGCGCTCTATGACGCCTCCAAGAAATATCGCGTCATCTGCGGTATGAGCTTCGATTATGGCGCGAAACACAACGCCCGGGAGATTACGTTTGCCGCATTTCACTGTCAGAAACTGCGAATACCCCATTTCGTCATTCCCCTTGATTTCATTGGCGATCTGTTTACTTCCGATCTCCTGACCTCGGGTGGGGAGATTCCCGAGGGGCATTACGAAGAGGCAACGATGAAACAGACCGTGGTTCCGTTTCGCAACGGCATCATGATGGCGATTGCGGCGGGATATGCCGAAAGCGTCGGGGCCGAGGGGATTGTAATTGCCGCGCACCAGGGGGACCATGCAATCTATCCGGACTGCCGGGAGGAGTTTATGGCTTCCATGGGGGAGGCGATTCGGCTGGGCACTTACAGGCAAATCGAGGTGATCCGTCCGTTCATTGCCATGAACAAGGCCCAGATCGCAAAACGTGGTGAAGAGCTGCGCGTGGACTTTTCTTATACCTGGTCATGCTACAAGGGGGGAGATATCCATTGCGGTCGCTGCGGAACCTGCGTGGAGCGCCGGGAGGCGTTCATCATTGCGGGGGTTAAGGATTTAACTGTTTATGCCCACGAGGGGCCGCTTCCCGCCAAACCCGGCAATTAA
- a CDS encoding enoyl-CoA hydratase/isomerase family protein — protein MAKIVKELQGNIAILTLTNGVTNAINLELVEELSKNIQESSKEARGLLLCGGEKFFSIGFDLPALITMSRAELSDFFYKFNDLALALYTLPFPSVCALAGHAIAGGNILALVCDFRFACSEARKTGLNEIRLGLPVPYLADMILRQLVGDRAATEMLYGGEFISLTDAAEIGLIDETYPKERLKAAALEKIAGLATLDAHAFSAVKTNRTEGIKNNYEKNARVKNEFFIDCWFSEATRKTLLAAARKF, from the coding sequence GTGGCCAAAATAGTTAAAGAACTGCAGGGGAATATCGCGATCCTGACCTTGACGAACGGGGTTACAAACGCGATAAATCTCGAACTCGTGGAGGAGTTGTCAAAAAACATTCAGGAAAGCAGCAAGGAAGCGCGTGGCCTGCTTTTGTGCGGTGGGGAAAAGTTTTTCTCCATCGGCTTTGACCTTCCGGCCCTGATAACAATGAGCAGAGCGGAATTGTCTGATTTCTTTTATAAATTCAATGACCTTGCGCTTGCTTTATACACCCTGCCTTTTCCGTCTGTCTGCGCCCTGGCCGGTCATGCGATTGCCGGCGGAAACATCCTTGCGCTTGTCTGCGATTTCCGGTTTGCCTGCTCCGAAGCAAGAAAAACAGGGTTAAATGAAATCAGGCTGGGGCTTCCGGTTCCCTACCTCGCCGATATGATTTTGCGTCAGCTCGTTGGTGATCGGGCGGCAACCGAAATGCTGTACGGCGGGGAGTTCATCTCTTTAACCGACGCAGCCGAGATTGGACTGATCGATGAGACATATCCGAAGGAGCGGTTGAAAGCGGCCGCGCTGGAGAAAATCGCCGGACTTGCAACCCTCGATGCTCATGCGTTTTCCGCAGTAAAAACGAATCGGACAGAAGGGATCAAGAACAATTACGAAAAAAACGCTCGGGTTAAAAACGAGTTTTTCATCGATTGCTGGTTTAGTGAAGCGACCCGGAAAACGCTTCTTGCTGCCGCCCGGAAATTTTGA
- a CDS encoding BrnT family toxin, with product MAKAKANIRKHRVAFSEATTVLRNKLSITIHDPDHSFD from the coding sequence ATTGCCAAAGCCAAAGCGAACATCCGAAAACATCGTGTTGCCTTCAGCGAGGCAACTACCGTTTTAAGGAACAAACTGAGCATTACGATCCACGATCCGGATCACTCTTTTGATTAA
- a CDS encoding BrnT family toxin — MMVPHTDRGDRTRIISTRELTRKEREAYEN, encoded by the coding sequence TTGATGGTTCCCCACACAGACAGAGGAGATCGAACCCGTATTATCAGCACAAGGGAACTGACTCGAAAGGAGCGTGAAGCTTATGAAAACTAA
- a CDS encoding type II toxin-antitoxin system RelE/ParE family toxin — MVVEFLSVLDKQSEKQIFALFKHIGASGPPVNEEKFKHLEGKIYELKTRTGVRILSFFGKGQSLILTHGFSKPSQKKLKIEIGKAAEWEKAYQQSLKIQSKEKR; from the coding sequence TTGGTGGTCGAGTTTCTTTCCGTTCTTGATAAGCAGTCAGAAAAACAGATCTTCGCCTTATTCAAACATATTGGTGCATCAGGACCGCCAGTCAATGAAGAAAAGTTTAAGCATCTTGAAGGCAAAATATACGAACTGAAAACGAGGACAGGGGTCCGAATCTTAAGTTTTTTTGGCAAGGGTCAGTCGCTCATTTTAACGCATGGTTTCTCTAAACCATCACAGAAAAAACTCAAGATAGAAATTGGCAAGGCAGCAGAATGGGAAAAAGCGTATCAGCAAAGCCTAAAGATTCAAAGCAAGGAAAAGAGGTAA
- a CDS encoding helix-turn-helix domain-containing protein: MGKSVSAKPKDSKQGKEVSAIMDTEKWFNEKLTALEDDPDFRLEEVILDLTEQISLRMKEKRMTRAKLAELLGVTPAAVTKLLNGNPNFTLKTLLKVADALDLKFNAFFSTVKSISKPVLVYPFREAVKIQNSIVPTANDDIYPSKEQPKIPLSWNSDDSTTIPRYGGFLSC; encoded by the coding sequence ATGGGAAAAAGCGTATCAGCAAAGCCTAAAGATTCAAAGCAAGGAAAAGAGGTAAGCGCCATCATGGATACGGAAAAGTGGTTCAATGAAAAACTGACGGCATTGGAAGATGACCCCGATTTCCGTCTGGAGGAAGTCATTCTCGATTTGACCGAGCAAATCAGTCTAAGGATGAAAGAAAAAAGAATGACACGGGCCAAACTGGCCGAGTTGCTGGGTGTGACCCCGGCTGCCGTCACAAAACTATTGAACGGGAATCCCAATTTTACCCTGAAGACCCTCCTGAAAGTGGCGGATGCCTTGGATTTGAAATTCAACGCCTTTTTCAGCACCGTAAAATCTATCAGCAAGCCGGTGCTCGTTTATCCATTCCGTGAAGCAGTAAAAATACAAAACTCAATTGTTCCAACTGCTAACGATGATATTTATCCGAGTAAGGAACAACCCAAGATTCCGCTCTCTTGGAATAGTGATGATTCAACAACAATCCCCCGATATGGCGGATTTTTAAGCTGTTAA